One genomic region from Gossypium hirsutum isolate 1008001.06 chromosome D13, Gossypium_hirsutum_v2.1, whole genome shotgun sequence encodes:
- the LOC107937577 gene encoding phosphatidylinositol transfer protein 3 isoform X2: MLKETLKWRLQYKPEAIRWEDIAQEAETGKVYRANYCDKLGRPVLVMRPGLQNTNSPVGQIKYLVYCIENAIMNLVQDQEQMVWLVDFQGWAMTSISVKVTRETARILQDHYPERLGIGILYNPPKIFESFWTIVKPFLETKTYKKMKFVYSDDPKSLKVIEEIFDLDKLDVAFGGRNPAGFNLEVYARQMKDDDSKRTNFHGSGCSSPFYQSSSLSESQQHESTDLDRDSNASDEGRL, from the exons ATGTTAAAAGAAACATTGAAGTGGAGACTTCAATACAAGCCAGAGGCAATCCGATGG GAAGATATTGCTCAAGAAGCTGAGACGGGAAAAGTTTACAGAGCTAATTACTGTGACAAACTTGGGAGGCCTGTTCTTGTCATGAGACCTGGTCTCCAG AATACAAACTCACCAGTGGGGCAGATCAAATACTTGGTTTATTGCATAGAAAATGCTATAATGAATCTGGTCCAAGATCAAGAGCAGATGGTTTGGCTTGTTGATTTCCAAGGGTGGGCAATGACAAGTATATCTGTTAAGGTGACTCGGGAAACTGCTCGTATCTTGCAAGACCACTATCCAGAGAGACTGGGCATAGGAATTCTCTATAATCCCCCAAAAATATTTGAATCTTTTTGGACG ATAGTGAAGCCATTCCTTGAGACTAAGACATACAAGAAAATGAAATTTGTCTATTCTGATGATCCAAAGAGCCTGAAAGTAATTGAAGAAATTTTTGATTTGGATAAGCTGGATGTTGCATTTGGTGGGAGAAACCCAGCTGGATTCAATTTAGAAGTGTATGCACGACAGATGAAGGACGACGACAGCAAAAGGACGAATTTCCATGGCTCTGGTTGTTCATCACCATTTTATCAATCATCAAGTTTGTCTGAATCACAACAACACGAGTCAACGGATTTAGACCGCGATTCCAATGCTTCGGATGAAGGCAGATTATAA
- the LOC107937577 gene encoding phosphatidylinositol transfer protein 3 isoform X1, producing MSSIQLKRGASDKSLSPVDQQAKIDDVRKLIGPVVDKLPVLCSDASILRFLRARNWNTKKASKMLKETLKWRLQYKPEAIRWEDIAQEAETGKVYRANYCDKLGRPVLVMRPGLQNTNSPVGQIKYLVYCIENAIMNLVQDQEQMVWLVDFQGWAMTSISVKVTRETARILQDHYPERLGIGILYNPPKIFESFWTIVKPFLETKTYKKMKFVYSDDPKSLKVIEEIFDLDKLDVAFGGRNPAGFNLEVYARQMKDDDSKRTNFHGSGCSSPFYQSSSLSESQQHESTDLDRDSNASDEGRL from the exons ATGTCATCTATACAATTGAAACGAGGTGCCAGCGATAAGTCTTTGTCCCCTGTAGACCAACAAGCAAAG ATTGATGATGTTAGGAAACTAATTGGCCCAGTAGTTGACAAACTACCAGTCCTTTGTTCAGATGCATCTATTTTAAGATTCCTGAGAGCAAGGAACTGGAATACAAAGAAGGCGAGCAAAATGTTAAAAGAAACATTGAAGTGGAGACTTCAATACAAGCCAGAGGCAATCCGATGG GAAGATATTGCTCAAGAAGCTGAGACGGGAAAAGTTTACAGAGCTAATTACTGTGACAAACTTGGGAGGCCTGTTCTTGTCATGAGACCTGGTCTCCAG AATACAAACTCACCAGTGGGGCAGATCAAATACTTGGTTTATTGCATAGAAAATGCTATAATGAATCTGGTCCAAGATCAAGAGCAGATGGTTTGGCTTGTTGATTTCCAAGGGTGGGCAATGACAAGTATATCTGTTAAGGTGACTCGGGAAACTGCTCGTATCTTGCAAGACCACTATCCAGAGAGACTGGGCATAGGAATTCTCTATAATCCCCCAAAAATATTTGAATCTTTTTGGACG ATAGTGAAGCCATTCCTTGAGACTAAGACATACAAGAAAATGAAATTTGTCTATTCTGATGATCCAAAGAGCCTGAAAGTAATTGAAGAAATTTTTGATTTGGATAAGCTGGATGTTGCATTTGGTGGGAGAAACCCAGCTGGATTCAATTTAGAAGTGTATGCACGACAGATGAAGGACGACGACAGCAAAAGGACGAATTTCCATGGCTCTGGTTGTTCATCACCATTTTATCAATCATCAAGTTTGTCTGAATCACAACAACACGAGTCAACGGATTTAGACCGCGATTCCAATGCTTCGGATGAAGGCAGATTATAA